TATCATTCACAGCATGGTTTGTCATTGTAAAATTTTGTTTTTCTTGTGACCTGCCATTCGTACACCTGTTCATCTGACGCTTCGATGGATGCGTTTTAAGTTGTTTTCCTGCCACGTTTATCCATGGATTGTATTGATTTCCCTGGTCACAACTCTTGTCATATATATGTATCCTTGACAATCTAAAGATTTGGAAGATGGATATACATTGCATTTGGTGGCTCGACGCACAGCTGAGGGCCAACATTCCTCTGAGACTCCTGAAGCAAACCCCAATGCTAATGGTAAGTCAGATATGCTGTTGCTCTGAAGCCTATATTATCAACCCTGAGTCCTGACCACAACAATTATTTTTGATATGCTGTCATGATTTAGTATACATACATGGTGTGCCTTACCCTGTTTCAGCATTATGGGAGCTAAAATTAAGTCTGCATCAACCTCCCAAATGTCATGTTCTCCATTTGCATACAAACTGCAGTATATGCATTGCACATTCCGTAATGGACACTTTTTAACAAAAGGGGGCTGAAAATAGTTCTAGCTAGCTGTGGATGTAAAGAGCCATATGGGAGTTTTCAGGCTATTTAAACTGAAAGAGGTCTCTATTAGTCCTCTGGTATATGTGTTGCTTTAGTTCTCTGGTATATGTGTTGCGGAGGCACTGTTGACGGTTATATGCTTGTGCAGATCGTTTCTGCTATCTGATTATATTTTCTGTACCTTTGCTCATTTCAGATGTAATTGGTTGTTGCCGAATTCGATTCATTTATCATGATCTTTAGTATAGCATAGTATGATTGGATGACAGTATGCTGGGACTGGGACTTATGAACCTTTTACATTTTTGTCGTGGCTGCAGCTAGTGGTGCCGGAAATGGAGCAATGCTGGGAGATTACATGTCCAGGGTATGCATCTACCATTTTTTTGTAACGGTTAACATTGAttatattttcttttttatttgaaaATTTGTTACTCTGCCTACCATTTAGCAATGGTTGAACATCGATTATAATTCTTAAATAGTTGTTATTTATTCTCTTCTAGGAAACTATAGATGTTATGGTTTCCGAGGGGGTGATAAATGACATTCCTGCGGTATATGCTTTGCTCTAGCATTCTGTATAATTTTTCTGTcagatgatcgcttgcttcacTTGCCCATTGGTATAATTCCTCTCTTCTGTTATGTTCAGACTGTTCGGGATATTCTTGGTAACTTCCTTGGGATGCCTGGTGGTGTGGCAAATGCTACGTTCTCGGTAATGAGGTTTCCTTAATAGGCCTATCCAGGGTTGCTGATATACATTAATGTTTAACTTCTCTGTGGTTGCTTAATTAGGTGCCATTAAACCACCCCCCACCAGATGGGGCCAATAATGGAAGAACTCAGCCAGGCCAGGCACCACCTGGGTTCTCAATTctcaatcatcaaattcatgtgTCACAGCTTCCACCTTCCGGCGCTATTCCTCGCAACATGGTTAATATACTGTTATCATTTTCTTCCTCATCTTTTGCCATCTGTCTTTCATTCATCTAACTTTAGCATTGATCATAGGTTGTTCCTGATTCCATGACGACCCTGTTGGAGTATATCAATCGCATGGACCAAGTATTGCAGAACAATGGTATGGTAATTCTTTTTGCAGCTGGTTTATTTGTTGGTTGTCAATAGCACTAATATATATGCAATTCTTTTTTGATATATGAAAATGAAGGCGTTCCACCATCCGCGGACTCAAATGCTCAGGAACCACCAACATCAGCGACAGATGATGCTTACTTGAACCAAAGCTTTCCAAGTCCTGAGGTGCTGGCGTCAGTTGTTGAAAGGGCCCAACAACTTCTTGGCGGCAGTGCTTCTTCTGCGCTTTCTGTATGTTACTTTCCCCTCTTGTAGTTGTATTCTGAGCTTCTGACCTTTGCAATGGTTGACCTTTGACAGAGATAGTAACATAGTATATTTCATAACTATTTTCCCTTCTATTGTAGTCTCCAAGCCAATGCTCTCTAAGCAAGTGTTACCATTTGAGTACTTTTATAGACAATGCTATGGAGATCTATATATAAACTGAACATTTGAAATTTGCCCTTCCTTACTCTATTAACACAACGCTCATAGGACTGTTGATGCTTTTTCTGGTGTTAGAATTTCATGATTTGTTTTTTGGCAACTGATTATGCAGTTGCTATGATGCAGTTTTGTGTCTGTTTCTCTCAAATAATTTCTAGACAACCAAAGAGATAAGTGTGAACTTTTGTGTGGACTTATTTGTGACCTGCATTCGCCTTATTTTTGTTTCAGCATCTTGCACAACATATTCAGAGAGATGCTGCCACTGCTGATACATCTGTGCGAAGCCAGATCCAGAATGAGTCGGCACAGTTGGGAGTAGCGATGCAGCATTTGGGGGCTATGCTTTTTGAGCTTGGACGGACAATGATGACGCTTAGAATGGGACCATCTCCTGTATGCATTTTTCTACAAATTTCACTATCACACAAGTGATTCACATGGTTTAAGTATTCTGAAAGCTTGTTGATTTTGCAGATTAATGCTTTTGTAAATGCCGGGCCTGCTGTTTATATAACCCCTACAGGACCAAGTCCAATCATGGTTCAGGTGATGTATTGTGATGCTTCTTGGTGTTGGTTTTGATGTGTTCTGCAACTCCAGTAACAATAACACGTTATTTCATTGCGCAGCCGTCTTTCCAGAGCGCCCCTCATTTTGGAGTTTCTAGCATACCGCCAGTTTTTGGTGTCTCTGGTCCATTTGGTATTGTTGATCCTTCTCGAGCAAATGGTGTCAATATTCATGCTGGTAAGGTCTCCCAGTGCAAGCACTATTTAGATTTTTTGCTTTATGGATTTTTTAAATATATAAGTGGGTTAATGTGCAAACAGGTGACCTTCTTATGGTGTATTATTATCTATGTTTACGCCCCCCCTCGCATTGAGAACATCAAAACAGCATCTAAATTGTCTCTGTGGTTATTAATTTGTCTGAGTTTATAGGTGTTAGGTGCATCATAAATGGTGTCCTAATATGAGGAAGTAGATATGTTTCTAAACCTTGTGGTTGACAGATACGTGGACATATAACAACTGATAAAAAAAATTGGCTTCCAAATGTCATTTGTGTTCTTGACATTTGATGCACTCGGTGGGGGAGCACATGCAGCATGGGACCACATTGAGATACCGTGTTCCGTGTTTACTGTTCTATTTTGTGTCTCTTGGATAGCAATTAGATAGTATAAGATGAAATGTGaccttaatttttttttcaaacggaggcaaaagatttgtctCATATATTAAATAAGGGACCTTTAATTTTGAAGTTGCAATGAGTGCTTGTCACATTTTGATCTCCCCTGACTCTTCTTTTTGTCCTGTATACTAGGTGCTTCTGCAACAAGTGGTCCATCTGGTGGTTCAACCACTGCTTCTGCAACCACTGCCAACGGGGAAAGCCAAAATGCAGAAAGACCTCAAGGAGGCAACCCGTCGGCTACACGTGGATTGCCACCACGAACAGTTGTTACAGGACTTGCAGCTATTCCGGCCTTTCCAGGGAGGTCCTCAGTTGGTGTTATCCTTCCTGTTCAAATGAGAAGCCAAGTGGCAGCACCTAACCAGTCAACTGGTCCTCAAGGTTCTGAGACTGCCGTGGGCAACGGATCTCAACCGAATTCGGCATATGTTGTTCCACAAGCTTCTTCAGGCAGTGCTGTTTCTGCTATGATAGCACAGATATCTGCACAGGTAGCCAATGCACTGGCTGCAAACCCGCAGGCATTGGCTTCACTTACATCAGCTGTGCTGAACCCAGCAGCCCAGGGGCCTCACCCCCCAACCACAAACAATGGAGCTGGCACCGTGAGCTCTGTGACATCAGGAAATACACAATCACAAAATGAGCTGCCGGGTTCTCATCATGGGCAAACTTCAGTGAACATGCAGTCTGATGCAACTGGTGCAGGTATTTCTTTTTGAAGTAACCTGGATTCTTTCCCCTCTAGGCATAATTGTACCGAGTCGTTCACCGTTCCTGTTTCTGTTGTTATTGCTCTATTTAGGCACTGTGCCTTCAAATACATCCGGTCCCAGTTTGACACCACAAGACATCAGTACTGTGAGTGTCTCCGATGTTGATAGCAGTCAACAACGCTCGGGGGAATCGGCAGCAGCCAGCTTAGGAGGACAGATGACAGGCACACTTACAGGTGATGTTCCTTTGGGCATGCCGGCAGAAAATTCTGAACTGAAGAGCAAGCCGTCAGATGGAGAAACCGGAGAGTCTACTAAACCTGCTGCTAGTGGTGGGTCTGGGCCACTTGGTCTTGGTGGTGGCCTGCAGCCCAAGGTAATACTAATATGTTCCTGGTTCTTAGTCCTACTACAGTCTCACAAACTTTATTGCTCAGTTTGCATTTTTTTTGTCAACAATGATTTCCTGCATGTTGTCCTAGTGCTTGTAATTTGTTGTTGTTAGCTGCAGTGCCATAGATTTTTATTTGAGAGAACAATGTCATTGATTATGTTAACTACACTTGCAGAGACGTAGCAGAGCAACAAAGCTATCTGGGACTAGCAGCGATTCTGGGGAAGCCGTTAACACCTCTTCTGTCCCTAGAAGCCAGGAAGCTGTTCTGAGGGGACAGCAGGCTCTGCAAGCTCTTGTTTCGAGAGGCGCTAATGCGAGCAGCGGCAGTGTTACGGCTTCTCAAGCCCCATCTTCAACTCCTCGGTCTGCTGCTGGAATGCCTCTGAGAAGACCGGGTGGTGAAGGGCAAGTTGACCTCGGCAGTATGCTATCAAGTGTTCTCAACAACCCGATGTTCAGCAATCTGATGTCAAATGTAGCTGCTCAAACAGGGATGGATTCACCAGCTGATGTGAGGAACATCATGGAAGATCTGACACAGAACCGTGCAGTGATGGACACCTTGAGCAGTATGGTGCAAAATGTGGATGTGCCACAGAGGGGGGGCCAAGGTGGCTTTGACTTGTCCAGTATGATGCAGCAGATGATGCCTGTTGTGTCACAAGTTCTTGGTGGAGCTTCACCTCGTCGTGCTGGTACGGATGTGCAGCCTCGACAGAATGACAGGGAAGTGAGCGGCGCCGCAGGTGGGAGAAGCTCTCAGGTACGCCATCCTGTTTAACAAAAAGACTAAAGTTGGTAGGTCAGTTTGTATTTTTACCTGAATATGCCATGTTTGGAAACCAGCCATCAATTCGGAGAGGTGAAAAATGTTTGTTGGAACAAGAAATATTTATGTTGCCTGAACGTGTGAAACCCATTTTTTGATCAGCGTGAAATACTAGAATCTTTGATCTTGTAACATAAAACATCGCTCATGTTTGTTGTTTCTTGGACAGATGGATCTCCAAGAAGCATGCCAACGCATCGAGCAACGTGATGCCCCTGAGGATATCTTTGGTGCTGTCCTTGAGACCGCTGCCCAGGCTTATGGCAACGACGAGAGCATCGAGGTCATGCTTGAAGAGCTTGCCAGTGACCCAGAGCTCGCTGATGTATGTTCCCTACAACCTCTATATAGTTTATATTACATAATGTTTAGTTAACCATATAAAATGCAATTGTCGGTGAATGCTAGACTTGAGATTACATTACACACATAATATGTCGTCCGCTGGATACATGAGTTTGTTATGAGGGGGATTCTTCCCCCTGTGTGGTTCCACCATTAGTTGGTAACAAAAGCTGCTGGTTTTTTCAGGAGTACATGAAGCTTCTGCTGGAGCAAGTCGGCGAGAGGGTGGAGTCCGAATCCGAGGCCAAGACGCAGTCGTGAAGCGTGGCCCGGGAGTCGGTCCGGTCGGTCAAGTGGGCGGTACATTTCAGGCGCGGCGTGGTTGACAATGTGGTGAAAACATATATACAGAACTCATGACTTGTGGATGTAATTGTGTCTCCTGACTGTGGATGTAGTTGTTGTCTGTTGTCATCGAATTTTGCTAGTGACATGCACATAGCTAGCTAGCTTTGGGGAACCGTATACCTGGATCGTCTGTCTGTGCTACCGACGACATTTCGACATTTAATTGTTGGTCATTGCGATTTATGCTGGACTTGGATTTTTCGCTGTTGAGCACGACAATGTTGAAATCCGTTAGTAGGACAATGTTTTCTTACGGCAGCAGCACGACAGAGCGGAGAAACATCACTCAGGTTCGGTTGGTGTATCAAATAGGAGTGCAGGGAGCGTCGCAAagacctctccttccttcctctgcTTGCTCCTCCCTTCTATAGCCAGCCTTGGAGAGGTTTCAATCATGGATTTTGGCCACGACCAGATTCGTGCATGTCGAAAGCACTCCTCGAGGAAGATTGTGTGCTTGTCTTCATGGATCCGTGGCACCACAGAAACCCGATTTCTACCGGCAATTCTTCAAGCCCTGTCAAGTGTTCTTGTTGGATCCGTGGCACCACAGAAACCCGATTTCTACCGGCATTCTTCAAGCCCTGTCAAGTGTTCGATGCCGGTAGGTGCGGCCTCACTCTGCTCTGGTCCACTACATTTAGACATGATCTTGGGTTGGGTGACACACCGGTCTCAAAGGGCAGGTACAAAGTGTTGCTAATTTGGAGCTTAAATCTCTTTACAACCAAGAAGGCTCCTCAATCATAGATGGTTCATTTATACAATTTTCAGATTTTCAGGTCGAGGTGAGTGAGGCCAGGAACGTGTGTTTCTTTTGCAATTTTAGCAATTGATTAAGTTGCTTCGTTTGCCCGGCTATGCAATTTGTGCTGCTCTTCTTCTCACCCTCTCTGCTCAGTTCTGTTGCAGCTTATTACTAGTGTGTTCTTCCCACAATCATACCACCATTCAAAACATCTTTTGGTATTTTGATCAACTAATAGTTGAacacaaaatatatttttatttggtGCAAAATAATGCTTCTTAACATTACAAGTCATCCAATTCCTCAAGAAAAAAAAATAGTGGGCCATGCACTTCCAATCTGTTACATTAAAATACGAATATGACAAACGAACAACAAAGAATGCATAGTTTTCCGTCGCCGATTCTCCGATACACTGGCATGGTCGGGCATCATGGATATTTAGGACAAAACCTAAATCAATCCAACAAGTAGCGCCAGAACTATAAACCTGTGATGTCAAGTATCTCTAAATCTTATACTACTTCCTAAATTTATACATGAAATTTTACTTGTTTTTGTTGGGTTTGGCCGAGAATCTTCCTAAGTCTGCCTCCCTACGCCCTACTTGATTATATTATTgcgatggagtatcaagtacaaggtgatctacctcgagatcgtatgattGTGTTCCAAATTGCTGATTTTGTCAGGAGTACATGAAGCTTCTGCTGGAGCAAGTCGGCGAGAGGGTGGAGTCCGAATCCGAGGCCAAGACGCAGTCGTGATGCGTGGTCCGGGATCGGTCGGTCGGTCAAGTGGGTGGTACATTTCAGGCAGCGTGGTTGACAATGTGGTGAAAACATATATACAGAACTCATGACTTGTGGATGTAATTGTGTCTCCTGACTGTGGATGTAGTTGTTGACTGTGGATGTAGTTGTTGACTGTGGATGTAGTGGATGTAATTGTGTGCTTGTCTTCTCGGATCTGTGGCACCTCAGAAACCTGGTTTCCACCGACAATTCTTCAAGCCCCTGTCGAGTGTTCGATGCCGGTAGGTGTGGCCCCACTCTCCTCTGGTCTACTAGCATTAGACATTATCTTGAGCCTCTGGAGCTTGGGTCTCAAAGGGCAGGTACAAAGCGTTGTTTAATTGGAGCTTAAATCTCTTTAGAAACGTGAACGCTCCTCAATCATAGCAGGTTCATTTCTACCACGATTGATCTTCAGATTTTCAGGTCGGGGTGAGTGAGGCCAGGAAGGTGTGTTTCTTTTGAAATTTTAGCGATTGATTAAGTTGCTTCCTTTGCGTAATTTGTGCTGCTCGTCTTCTCAAACCCTCTCTGCTCACTTCTGTTGCAGCTTAGTACTAGTGTGTTCTTTCCGCAATTGACCATCCCAAACGTCTTTCGATAATTTGATCAATCAATAATTGAACATAAAATATAGATATATTGGTGCAAAATAATAGTTGAGTACTGTAAATCTCACCGTGATTGTATTGATCTGCCTCAAGGGCTATAAGTACAGGTTTACAAGAGAGAGACTACGCAGAGTCCGGTGAGAGTACAACGGCATGGCTGGGTTATCCCTTGCATGCAGGACGTGCAAGTGCACGTAAGGCGCACGGAGTGCGCGTGTAGTTAGACGCCGAGCTATCCGGTCGTGGGAAGTTAGCCGGGAGCAGTAGCATGCGTGGGCATATTCCAACAATAATGTGTACGACATTTTTAACATTACAGGTCAGCCAATCCCTCAAGAAACAAAAAATACTCGGCCATGCACTTCCCATCTGTTACTACACTAAAATACATGTGACAAAAGAACAACAAAGAATATATAGTTTTTTGTTGCCGATCATCTGATACATGGCAGGGTCGATCGGGCATTATGGATATTTAGGACAAAACCTAGATAATCCAACAAGTAGCTCCAGAACTATAAACCTGTGATGTCAAGTATCTCTACATCTTGTAATATCACATAGATGTATACATGTAATTATTTACTTGTTTTTGTTGGTTTTGGCCGAAAACCATCTATCCAACTGGCTACACACCCTTAACGTGGATCTGACACCGAACCCAAGCCGCAGGAGGATCAAGGCCAAGATGAGCATGACAATGGCAGTGATCAAGCCCTTCCTCTCCCGCTTCACCGTCTTGGCGCCGGTGACGGCGCGCGAGGTCTGAGCGTCGACGGCTTGGGCCTTGATGGCGGCGAACTTCTTCGCCATGGAAAGCATCTGCTCCCGCCTGGTTTGGTCCAGCTGCCGAGCGGCGAGTTCGAGGTCCCGAGGCCTCTCATGCGTCCCGGCGAGGTCGCCGGGGGGCATGCGCCGCGTCTGCTCCTCCGCCGGGTGAGTCATCTCCGGGTTCGTCGTGGCGCCGGCGAGCAGTCCCGGTGTGATCGACGCCAAAGAGGAAATAGGGAATTTACTCTCTGGTATTTTCGGTGGCTCGTGTGTAGTCGCTGGTATTTATATTGGTGGGAGAGGCGGATACGCGTGCGGAAGTCGGATACGGGAGCCCAATTAATCCGAGTATGCGTCCGTATTTTTCTCATAGGCAAATCCGAGTATGTATAGGAGTACGTGGTAAAAAGGAGACGGCAAGCCTGGCCAAAACATGGGCCGACCCAAGTAGTGACAGCTTAAGAAATAAACCCAAAACATGGCCCGATCCATGTACTGATTGCTTAAGCTCATTTTGATAGTAAGCTCGTAAGCTCGTCCTCTTCttgtgttcaaaaagaaaaggtcGTTCTCTTCTGCAACTGCTGCCCGCAATTTGAGTTGATAAAGTGTTCGAGCTTTTCACCCTGAAATAACTAGAATATCTCCATGTCCCTTAAGTCTTAGTTTACATCACCAACATTTTTTGATGCATCCAATGACATCATTTTGTAAATCGATGTACTGTTGGAAAACAACTAGTCAAGCATTTTGTAAATCGATGTACTGTCGGAAAACAGTTAGTCAATGCTATCATTTTTCTGGTTTTTTTGTCTTCCGCAATATTTTTGTTTCTCATTGAATGGCTAGAGGCCCCCTCTTGGTTGGTGGCTTCTCTCCTCCCTATTGCAGGGCCAATGCCAGATCTGCCACTATCCAAATCTGCAAAGGGAAAAGCTAGTTGAGTTTCGTCACCTGGCAGAGTATATGTTGTGCCACAGTAAAGAAATCAGGGCATCCACTTTGTGTCCAGTGTTGCAAATTGAACGCATAAATGTATCATGCTAGATTAGGAATCACGTCATATATATAGTTTGAGCCGCTTGATTGAACAACCACCACTTACGTTGTGCATGGCATGGAAACAGCATTATTTATCTTGAGCATCAAGGTTGAACAACCATCACTTACCTTGTGTATGGCATGGAAAACCGCAACATGATTCTTGCGCCGGGAGATATGACATGGCACTTCATTAAAAACCACCATGGATTTAATAGAGCACAACACATTTTTGTGTGATGGTTAACCAAGTGACGCACGTAGGACATTTCGATGTCACTTTTATTCATTAAGGTCACTATGTGCCAATGGAGGTGCGACCCGTATTTGAATCGTGTTACACTGACAATAATAGACTATATAAGATAATAACAATGGCACTAAATATCCGACCACCAATTCCTATAACCTACGAAAACATACTTTTGACTCTCCGA
Above is a window of Triticum aestivum cultivar Chinese Spring chromosome 6B, IWGSC CS RefSeq v2.1, whole genome shotgun sequence DNA encoding:
- the LOC123135407 gene encoding ubiquitin-like domain-containing protein CIP73 isoform X1 — its product is MADDGAGGAGSSTARDGADGPEPATIEINIKTLESQVHKLRVDKNETVLNLKEKIVDVAGIPVEQQRLIFRGRVLKDDHLLSEYHLEDGYTLHLVARRTAEGQHSSETPEANPNANASGAGNGAMLGDYMSRETIDVMVSEGVINDIPATVRDILGNFLGMPGGVANATFSVPLNHPPPDGANNGRTQPGQAPPGFSILNHQIHVSQLPPSGAIPRNMVVPDSMTTLLEYINRMDQVLQNNGVPPSADSNAQEPPTSATDDAYLNQSFPSPEVLASVVERAQQLLGGSASSALSHLAQHIQRDAATADTSVRSQIQNESAQLGVAMQHLGAMLFELGRTMMTLRMGPSPINAFVNAGPAVYITPTGPSPIMVQPSFQSAPHFGVSSIPPVFGVSGPFGIVDPSRANGVNIHAGASATSGPSGGSTTASATTANGESQNAERPQGGNPSATRGLPPRTVVTGLAAIPAFPGRSSVGVILPVQMRSQVAAPNQSTGPQGSETAVGNGSQPNSAYVVPQASSGSAVSAMIAQISAQVANALAANPQALASLTSAVLNPAAQGPHPPTTNNGAGTVSSVTSGNTQSQNELPGSHHGQTSVNMQSDATGAGTVPSNTSGPSLTPQDISTVSVSDVDSSQQRSGESAAASLGGQMTGTLTGDVPLGMPAENSELKSKPSDGETGESTKPAASGGSGPLGLGGGLQPKRRSRATKLSGTSSDSGEAVNTSSVPRSQEAVLRGQQALQALVSRGANASSGSVTASQAPSSTPRSAAGMPLRRPGGEGQVDLGSMLSSVLNNPMFSNLMSNVAAQTGMDSPADVRNIMEDLTQNRAVMDTLSSMVQNVDVPQRGGQGGFDLSSMMQQMMPVVSQVLGGASPRRAGTDVQPRQNDREVSGAAGGRSSQMDLQEACQRIEQRDAPEDIFGAVLETAAQAYGNDESIEVMLEELASDPELADEYMKLLLEQVGERVESESEAKTQS
- the LOC123135407 gene encoding ubiquitin-like domain-containing protein CIP73 isoform X2, with protein sequence MADDGAGGAGSSTARDGADGPEPATIEINIKTLESQVHKLRVDKNETVLNLKEKIVDVAGIPVEQQRLIFRGRVLKDDHLLSEYHLEDGYTLHLVARRTAEGQHSSETPEANPNANASGAGNGAMLGDYMSRTVRDILGNFLGMPGGVANATFSVPLNHPPPDGANNGRTQPGQAPPGFSILNHQIHVSQLPPSGAIPRNMVVPDSMTTLLEYINRMDQVLQNNGVPPSADSNAQEPPTSATDDAYLNQSFPSPEVLASVVERAQQLLGGSASSALSHLAQHIQRDAATADTSVRSQIQNESAQLGVAMQHLGAMLFELGRTMMTLRMGPSPINAFVNAGPAVYITPTGPSPIMVQPSFQSAPHFGVSSIPPVFGVSGPFGIVDPSRANGVNIHAGASATSGPSGGSTTASATTANGESQNAERPQGGNPSATRGLPPRTVVTGLAAIPAFPGRSSVGVILPVQMRSQVAAPNQSTGPQGSETAVGNGSQPNSAYVVPQASSGSAVSAMIAQISAQVANALAANPQALASLTSAVLNPAAQGPHPPTTNNGAGTVSSVTSGNTQSQNELPGSHHGQTSVNMQSDATGAGTVPSNTSGPSLTPQDISTVSVSDVDSSQQRSGESAAASLGGQMTGTLTGDVPLGMPAENSELKSKPSDGETGESTKPAASGGSGPLGLGGGLQPKRRSRATKLSGTSSDSGEAVNTSSVPRSQEAVLRGQQALQALVSRGANASSGSVTASQAPSSTPRSAAGMPLRRPGGEGQVDLGSMLSSVLNNPMFSNLMSNVAAQTGMDSPADVRNIMEDLTQNRAVMDTLSSMVQNVDVPQRGGQGGFDLSSMMQQMMPVVSQVLGGASPRRAGTDVQPRQNDREVSGAAGGRSSQMDLQEACQRIEQRDAPEDIFGAVLETAAQAYGNDESIEVMLEELASDPELADEYMKLLLEQVGERVESESEAKTQS